Genomic segment of Vicinamibacteria bacterium:
TAGAGCGGCTTGTCCATCTGCCCGAGAAACTGCCGCGCATAGCTCGAGAGAGACTCGACATAGCGACGTTGGCCCTCAGCGTACAGAGTGTCGAAGGCGAGAGACGACTTCCCCGAGCCCGAAACCCCGCTGAAAACGACGAGTTTCTTCTTGGGTATCTCGACGGTGACGTTCTTGAGATTGTGTTGTCGCGCTCCGCGAACGACGATTCGGTCCGGCTCCAAGATGGTTCGAGACTAGCTCGAACCGAAGGGTGGGTCAACGGATGATCCGAGATCGAGGGCTCTTTGCTCGTGCTCGATGCCTCTTCATATCCCGAGCCATCGGGGAAGCGCGAGCGCCAGCTCGGGAAAGAACGTGACGAGCAGAAGCGCCACCACCATCGCGGCATAGAGCGGGATCAAGGCCCGGCTCACTTCGGCGATCGACGATCCCGATACCGTGCACCCGACGAAGAGCACGGTTCCCACCGGCGGCGTGCACAGGCCCACGCACAGGTTCAGCACCATCACGATACCGAAGTGCAGCGGATCGACGCCCACCGCGGTGACCAACGGTAGCAGCACCGGGGTGAATATCAGGACCGCGGGGGTGATGTCGAGGACGGTGCCGATGGCGAGAAGGAAGACGTTGATAATGAGAAGCGTGACGACCGTGTTGCCTTCAAAAGGGGCGAAGGCGGCGACCACGAGCTCGGGGATGCGCTCGTAGGCGAGCACCCAGGAGAACGCCATGGAAGCCGAGATGAGAAGCAGAACGATGGCGGTCGTCGTCGAGGCCTCGACCAGCACCCCGGGGATCGCGCGGAGCGGTACCTCGCGATAGACGACCACGGCGAGGATGAAGGCGTACAGAACCGCCACGGCGCCCGCCTCGGTTGCGGTGAACCATCCGGCGATGATGCCGCCCATGACGAGGACGACGAGGAACATGCTCGGGAGCGCCGCGAGAAATCGCCGTCCGAGCTCGGCGAGACCGACAGGAGCCTCGACGGGATAACCCCGGCGCATGGCGATCGTGCCCGCCACGATCATCAGCAGCAGGCCGACCAAAAGCCCCGGCAGGTATCCGGCCACGAAGAGCGCCGCGATGGAAACCCCTCCGGCAGCGAGCGCGTAGACGATGAGAATATTGCTCGGCGGAATGATCAAGCTCGTCGTCGCCGAGGCGATGTTTACCGCGCCGCTGAAGCTTGCATCGTAACCCTGCTCTTTCATTCTCGGAACCATGAACCCGCCGACTCCAGCGGCGGCGGCCACCGCCGAGCCGGAGATCGCGCCGAAGAGCAGGCCGGCGACGATGTTCACGTAGGCGAGGCCGCCCGGAAGCATGCCGACGGCGCCTCGGGCGAAATCGATGAGCCGCCTGGCGATACCGCCGCGGTTCATGATCTGGCCAGAGAGTATGAAGAATGGAATTGCGAGGAGCGTGAACCGATCCAATCCCGCGGCCATCCGCTGGGCGACACAGATCGTCGCCGTGGAGATGTCCATCGTCATCAGCAACGCCACGAACGCCGATAGGCCGATGCCCACGGCGATGGGTGTTCCCAGCGCGATTAGCACGACGAACGTGCCGACGAGGACGATGGTGTTAACTGGATCCATGCAAAAGGCGCGTGACTGCCGCCTCGATCGTGTAGAACAGGACGAGTAACCCTGACAAGGGCAGCGCGAGGTAGACATAGCCTCGCTCGAATCGAAGCGCCGCGGAAGTCTGTCCCAGCGCGAGGATGGCTTCCACGAGGCGAAGACCACCCACGACGAGAACGGTTACGGCGAACGACACCACGGTCGCCGCCACGATCACATCGAGCCAACACTTGCGGTGCTCGGGGTCGAGGAGGTCGATCGCGAGGT
This window contains:
- a CDS encoding TRAP transporter large permease → MDPVNTIVLVGTFVVLIALGTPIAVGIGLSAFVALLMTMDISTATICVAQRMAAGLDRFTLLAIPFFILSGQIMNRGGIARRLIDFARGAVGMLPGGLAYVNIVAGLLFGAISGSAVAAAAGVGGFMVPRMKEQGYDASFSGAVNIASATTSLIIPPSNILIVYALAAGGVSIAALFVAGYLPGLLVGLLLMIVAGTIAMRRGYPVEAPVGLAELGRRFLAALPSMFLVVLVMGGIIAGWFTATEAGAVAVLYAFILAVVVYREVPLRAIPGVLVEASTTTAIVLLLISASMAFSWVLAYERIPELVVAAFAPFEGNTVVTLLIINVFLLAIGTVLDITPAVLIFTPVLLPLVTAVGVDPLHFGIVMVLNLCVGLCTPPVGTVLFVGCTVSGSSIAEVSRALIPLYAAMVVALLLVTFFPELALALPRWLGI
- a CDS encoding TRAP transporter small permease, whose product is MSRLKARVDRTLEAVLAALMAAMVLVVLWQVATRYLLRDPSSVTEELARFGLIWLGLLAASYGFGQKAHLAIDLLDPEHRKCWLDVIVAATVVSFAVTVLVVGGLRLVEAILALGQTSAALRFERGYVYLALPLSGLLVLFYTIEAAVTRLLHGSS